In the genome of Cronobacter malonaticus LMG 23826, one region contains:
- the tssC gene encoding type VI secretion system contractile sheath large subunit: protein MSNPSQQQELQSQQAFSQDEFSALLSKEFRPKTDQARSAVENAVKTLAQQALENTVTFSNDTYRTIQNLIAGIDEKLSQQVNQIIHHEEFQKLESAWRGLNYLVNNTETDEMLKIRFMSISKQELGRTLKRFKGVGWDQSPIFKKIYEEEYGQFGGEPFGCLVGDYYFDHSPQDVELLSEMARIGAAAHCPFITGTAPSVMQMESWQELANPRDLTKIFQNTEYAAWRSLRESEDARYLGLVMPRFLSRLPYGIRTNPVDSFDFEEETDGANHSNYNWANAAYAMAANINRSFKEYGWCTSIRGVESGGAVENLPCHTFPSDDGGVDMKCPTEIAISDRREAELAKNGFMPLIHRKNSDFAAFIGAQSLQKPAEYHDPDATANARLAARLPYLFACCRFAHYLKCIVRDKIGSFRERDEMERWLNDWVMNYVDGDPANSSQETKSRKPLAAAEVQVQEIEDNPGYYAAKFFLRPHYQLEGLTVSLRLVSKLPSLKSNEA, encoded by the coding sequence ATGAGCAATCCTTCTCAACAGCAAGAGCTGCAGTCGCAGCAGGCGTTCAGCCAGGATGAATTCAGCGCGCTGCTCAGCAAAGAGTTTCGCCCGAAAACCGATCAGGCCCGTTCGGCCGTCGAAAACGCGGTAAAAACCCTGGCCCAGCAGGCGCTGGAAAACACCGTGACCTTCTCGAACGACACCTACCGCACCATTCAGAACCTGATTGCCGGTATCGACGAGAAACTGTCTCAGCAGGTTAACCAGATTATTCACCACGAGGAATTCCAGAAGCTGGAAAGCGCCTGGCGTGGCCTGAACTATCTGGTCAACAACACGGAAACCGACGAGATGCTGAAAATCCGCTTTATGAGCATCTCCAAGCAGGAGCTGGGCCGCACCCTGAAACGCTTTAAGGGCGTGGGCTGGGACCAGAGCCCTATCTTCAAAAAAATCTACGAAGAAGAGTATGGCCAGTTCGGCGGCGAGCCGTTCGGCTGCCTGGTGGGCGACTACTACTTCGACCACAGCCCGCAGGATGTTGAACTGCTGAGCGAAATGGCACGCATTGGCGCGGCGGCGCACTGCCCGTTCATCACCGGCACCGCGCCAAGCGTGATGCAGATGGAATCCTGGCAGGAGCTGGCGAATCCGCGCGACCTGACCAAAATCTTCCAGAACACCGAGTACGCTGCCTGGCGCAGCCTGCGCGAATCGGAAGATGCGCGCTATCTGGGCCTCGTCATGCCGCGCTTCCTGTCGCGTCTGCCTTACGGCATCCGCACCAACCCGGTGGACAGCTTCGACTTCGAAGAAGAGACCGACGGCGCGAACCACAGCAACTACAACTGGGCCAACGCGGCCTACGCGATGGCGGCCAACATCAACCGTTCCTTTAAAGAGTACGGCTGGTGCACCTCCATTCGCGGCGTGGAATCGGGCGGCGCGGTAGAAAACCTGCCGTGTCACACCTTCCCGAGCGATGACGGCGGCGTGGACATGAAGTGCCCGACCGAAATCGCCATCAGCGACCGTCGCGAAGCGGAGCTGGCGAAAAACGGCTTTATGCCGCTGATCCACCGCAAAAACTCCGACTTCGCCGCCTTTATCGGCGCGCAGTCGCTGCAAAAACCGGCGGAGTACCACGACCCGGATGCCACCGCGAACGCCCGTCTGGCAGCCCGCCTGCCATACCTGTTCGCCTGCTGCCGTTTCGCGCACTACCTGAAGTGCATCGTGCGCGACAAGATCGGTTCTTTCCGCGAGCGCGATGAAATGGAACGCTGGCTGAACGACTGGGTGATGAACTACGTGGACGGCGACCCGGCGAACTCCTCTCAGGAAACCAAATCCCGTAAGCCGCTGGCGGCAGCCGAGGTGCAGGTTCAGGAGATCGAGGACAACCCGGGCTACTATGCCGCCAAGTTCTTCCTGCGTCCGCACTACCAGCTGGAAGGCCTGACCGTTTCTCTGCGTCTGGTCTCCAAACTGCCGTCGCTGAAGAGCAACGAGGCGTAA
- a CDS encoding T6SS amidase immunity protein Tai4 family protein, protein MSLIQKVLFLTTGLTAVLSIQAQPQEPPEFFKVLPYQQVFKDMVLARCLAQVSTDDSAFSTDAGFSAYALMQWIPLDIETGNEKVNALILKYRDRQNGFSPEALAGRPIKGVTLNCLRLYHSQALEQLSKEVLIGDSSQSWMQDNPSW, encoded by the coding sequence ATGTCTTTAATTCAGAAAGTATTATTCCTCACCACAGGTCTCACGGCGGTGCTCAGCATTCAGGCGCAGCCGCAGGAGCCTCCTGAGTTTTTTAAAGTCTTACCTTATCAACAGGTCTTTAAAGACATGGTACTGGCTCGCTGTCTGGCGCAGGTTTCCACTGACGACAGCGCTTTTAGTACCGATGCAGGCTTCAGCGCTTATGCCTTAATGCAATGGATACCTTTAGACATCGAAACGGGAAATGAAAAGGTCAATGCGCTCATCCTGAAATATCGCGATCGGCAAAATGGTTTTTCTCCGGAGGCATTAGCAGGACGTCCCATTAAGGGCGTTACGCTTAATTGTTTACGTCTTTATCACAGCCAGGCGCTGGAGCAGTTAAGTAAGGAAGTCCTTATTGGTGATTCGAGCCAGAGCTGGATGCAAGACAATCCCTCCTGGTAG
- a CDS encoding Rap1a/Tai family immunity protein, protein MKRSVFVLACVLSAVMLSAPALAGVWVIDPDESQKNRFDPNRGNVTGEQLLNAWNDRTDKEASLQAQIYLLGLFDSTEGMGWCRSKSIMPSTLREWTYGYFEKLPPERLKEKASVLMLEALKHYFPCHNKADK, encoded by the coding sequence ATGAAACGTTCTGTTTTTGTTCTGGCATGCGTGCTGAGTGCAGTCATGCTGAGTGCCCCGGCGCTGGCAGGAGTATGGGTTATCGACCCCGACGAGAGTCAGAAAAACCGTTTCGATCCAAACAGAGGCAATGTGACAGGCGAGCAACTCTTAAACGCCTGGAACGACAGAACAGATAAAGAGGCCTCGCTACAGGCTCAGATCTATTTGCTGGGCCTGTTTGATTCGACGGAAGGAATGGGCTGGTGCAGAAGTAAATCCATTATGCCCTCCACCCTTCGCGAATGGACTTACGGGTATTTTGAAAAATTACCGCCCGAACGGCTTAAAGAGAAAGCCAGCGTCCTGATGCTTGAAGCCCTTAAACATTATTTCCCTTGTCACAATAAAGCTGACAAGTGA
- a CDS encoding Hcp family type VI secretion system effector: MAIDMFLKVDGVTGESKDSNHTGWTDITSFSWGASQPGNMSVGGGGGAGKVNFNDLHVNALIDKSTTAILKHCSSGKHLTKVELSVCKAGGQQVEYTRITLEDVLVTSVQYTGADNGDTVGVTYAFQAAKVKQQYWEQTATGGKGAETSAGWNIKENKEA, translated from the coding sequence ATGGCTATTGATATGTTCCTGAAAGTAGACGGTGTAACCGGCGAATCTAAAGATTCCAACCACACCGGCTGGACCGACATCACCTCTTTTTCCTGGGGCGCATCCCAGCCGGGTAATATGAGCGTGGGCGGCGGCGGCGGTGCCGGTAAAGTGAATTTCAACGATCTGCACGTTAACGCGCTGATCGACAAATCCACCACCGCTATCCTGAAGCACTGCTCCAGCGGTAAGCACCTGACCAAAGTTGAGCTGTCTGTCTGCAAAGCGGGCGGCCAGCAGGTGGAATACACCCGTATCACTCTGGAAGATGTGCTGGTGACCTCCGTTCAGTACACCGGTGCTGACAACGGCGACACCGTTGGCGTTACTTATGCATTCCAGGCTGCGAAAGTGAAACAGCAGTACTGGGAGCAGACGGCGACCGGCGGTAAAGGCGCAGAAACCAGCGCTGGCTGGAACATCAAAGAAAACAAAGAAGCGTAA
- a CDS encoding T6SS amidase immunity protein Tai4 family protein: MVKQFCVAFIFTGLFASQALARTTTYSPEEYLRNYALSTCIAQGYQSEEVKNDAAAAARGYLEFGDYSLEAHTAVIELGKTFLAKTYGSQSGEPMTLAKCIDFVHSPALAALIQRYKNQPDR; this comes from the coding sequence ATGGTGAAGCAGTTCTGCGTGGCATTTATTTTTACAGGGTTGTTCGCGTCGCAGGCGTTAGCCCGCACCACAACTTACAGCCCGGAAGAGTATCTAAGAAATTACGCCCTGAGCACCTGTATTGCGCAGGGCTATCAGTCTGAAGAAGTAAAAAACGACGCGGCGGCCGCAGCGAGAGGCTATCTGGAGTTTGGCGACTATTCGCTTGAGGCGCATACGGCGGTCATTGAGCTAGGTAAAACGTTTCTTGCGAAAACGTATGGCAGCCAGTCGGGTGAGCCGATGACGCTCGCGAAATGCATCGATTTCGTACACAGCCCGGCGCTTGCAGCGCTCATCCAGCGTTATAAAAATCAGCCAGACCGCTAA
- a CDS encoding T6SS amidase immunity protein Tai4 family protein yields the protein MKLKTRIAAFTVLTVSFHAALAQPLASISEFTQPQIFTEWVQNRCMGHIVDSAALKEDANASAAAWLEASELPVEAFNEADTIITQALKTPVGGTAKSDYRVLKCSLIAHSPEMTALYQQFAARKAQ from the coding sequence ATGAAGTTAAAAACACGTATCGCCGCTTTCACAGTTTTGACGGTTTCTTTCCACGCGGCACTGGCGCAGCCGCTGGCATCCATCAGCGAATTTACGCAGCCGCAGATTTTTACCGAGTGGGTACAGAACCGCTGCATGGGCCATATCGTCGACAGCGCCGCGCTGAAAGAAGACGCCAACGCCAGCGCCGCCGCCTGGCTGGAGGCGAGCGAATTGCCGGTCGAGGCATTTAATGAAGCGGATACGATCATTACGCAGGCGCTGAAAACGCCTGTGGGCGGCACAGCGAAAAGCGATTACCGGGTGCTGAAATGTTCGTTGATTGCGCACAGCCCGGAAATGACGGCGCTGTATCAGCAATTCGCGGCCCGGAAGGCGCAGTGA
- the tagH gene encoding type VI secretion system-associated FHA domain protein TagH, giving the protein MRFTITTNKPGHQPPQSSCDFYPPGGTIGRGTDNNLVLPDNERTISRLQAIVHISADGECRITNRGNVTRVVLNDIPLERGRQVELQDGDVLGIDDYRIQVSDLALNAQPVIAMAAPKPNVAPQQPQAPQPAKPQQPPKADAQDNAPTAVPTEIWDSLMQEFSISDSISQGQSQSARPKTPEAQPFNPFNAPKEADRNPEDPLAHFQSGGNEPLFGNESVNPDSLFKDDTPFDKDSIFNDVTPTTLVPPSDNRQAAKPQAPHKENEEELDPLALFGGVGSTPAQSRSDDPLGLMMGGAVPLTPPDELNAGAAPLTPPPAAKQDAEPVKPAISPEKPQPEKPQPEMTTSPLAPNADDSIDLASLAGSPLFPEEVPEEPVTRVEVQPTPPEVQDYAGITLPTPQAVVRSTAQTPKGRLRIDPVQSPTSQGGTPTASNGDVLNGELLEALLEGMGLGELQPTPQFDRDNMRQLGQMLSMFSQGTVALLSSRSILKRGVKADMTMVLDDANNPFKLLPSGKTVLMQMFGTRMPGFMPPKKSVRDALIDLQAHQLGMIAGIRAIIAAMLQSFNPEQLEEEAKRDGAISRLALPASRKAALWDYFVRHYSDTAGEIEDDFHTLFGEAFLHAYDMEVNQYKDSQSGSEEE; this is encoded by the coding sequence ATGCGATTCACGATTACTACCAACAAGCCCGGCCACCAGCCTCCTCAGAGCAGCTGTGACTTCTACCCGCCGGGCGGCACGATTGGCCGTGGTACGGATAACAATCTGGTACTGCCGGATAACGAAAGAACGATTTCCCGCCTGCAGGCGATTGTCCATATCTCCGCGGACGGCGAGTGCCGCATTACCAACCGCGGCAACGTCACCCGCGTGGTGCTGAATGATATTCCGCTGGAGCGCGGCCGCCAGGTGGAGTTACAGGACGGCGACGTGCTCGGCATTGACGATTACCGCATCCAGGTGAGCGATCTGGCGCTGAACGCGCAGCCGGTTATCGCGATGGCCGCGCCGAAACCGAACGTCGCGCCGCAGCAGCCTCAGGCGCCGCAGCCTGCGAAACCGCAGCAGCCGCCGAAAGCCGACGCGCAGGACAACGCGCCGACGGCGGTGCCGACCGAAATCTGGGACAGCCTGATGCAGGAGTTTTCTATCTCCGACAGCATCAGCCAGGGCCAGAGCCAGAGCGCGCGCCCGAAAACGCCGGAAGCGCAGCCTTTTAACCCGTTCAACGCCCCGAAAGAGGCGGATCGCAACCCGGAAGATCCGCTGGCGCACTTCCAGAGCGGCGGCAACGAGCCGCTGTTCGGCAATGAAAGCGTCAACCCGGACAGCCTGTTCAAAGATGACACGCCGTTCGATAAAGACAGCATTTTCAACGATGTGACGCCAACCACGCTGGTGCCGCCGTCTGATAACCGTCAGGCCGCGAAACCGCAGGCGCCGCATAAAGAGAATGAAGAAGAGCTCGATCCGCTGGCGCTGTTTGGCGGCGTGGGCTCCACGCCTGCGCAGAGCCGCAGCGACGATCCGCTTGGCCTGATGATGGGCGGCGCTGTGCCGCTGACGCCGCCGGATGAGCTTAACGCAGGCGCTGCGCCATTAACGCCGCCGCCCGCCGCGAAGCAGGACGCTGAGCCGGTTAAACCAGCAATTTCTCCCGAAAAACCACAGCCGGAAAAACCGCAGCCGGAGATGACGACCTCGCCGCTCGCGCCAAACGCGGACGACTCAATCGATCTGGCGTCGCTCGCCGGTTCGCCGCTGTTCCCGGAAGAAGTGCCGGAAGAGCCGGTGACGCGCGTGGAAGTTCAGCCGACGCCGCCGGAAGTCCAGGATTACGCGGGTATTACGCTGCCGACGCCGCAGGCGGTGGTGCGCAGCACCGCGCAGACGCCAAAAGGCCGCCTGCGCATCGACCCGGTGCAGTCGCCAACCAGCCAGGGCGGCACGCCAACGGCGTCTAACGGCGACGTGCTGAACGGCGAGCTGCTGGAAGCCTTGCTGGAAGGCATGGGTCTTGGCGAGCTGCAACCGACGCCGCAGTTTGACCGCGACAATATGCGCCAGCTCGGCCAGATGCTCAGCATGTTCTCGCAGGGCACCGTGGCGCTGCTCTCCTCGCGCTCGATTCTCAAGCGCGGCGTGAAAGCCGATATGACGATGGTACTGGACGACGCCAACAACCCGTTCAAGCTGCTGCCGTCAGGCAAAACCGTGCTGATGCAGATGTTCGGCACCCGTATGCCGGGCTTTATGCCGCCGAAAAAATCGGTGCGCGACGCGCTTATCGATCTTCAGGCGCACCAGCTTGGGATGATCGCCGGTATCCGCGCCATCATCGCCGCCATGCTGCAATCCTTTAATCCGGAGCAGCTCGAAGAAGAGGCGAAGCGCGACGGCGCTATCTCGCGCCTGGCGCTGCCGGCGAGCCGCAAAGCCGCGCTGTGGGATTACTTTGTGCGTCATTACAGCGATACCGCGGGTGAGATCGAGGACGATTTCCATACTCTGTTCGGCGAAGCCTTCCTGCACGCTTATGACATGGAAGTGAATCAGTACAAAGACTCACAAAGCGGATCGGAAGAAGAATGA
- a CDS encoding PP2C family protein-serine/threonine phosphatase has translation MNISTASLSRQGERASNQDQTGETIGERSACFVVCDGIAGLPGGDVAAALARNAILSRFDGEKHLNAQYIREYVNQANHAIRAEQKAVQDYHRMGTTLVSLFIDRDYHLAYWAHAGDSRLYLFRRGWLYHVTTDHSLVQQMKDAGHQTDGVNSNLLYFALGMGDEGREASYSDVVPIEDGDAFLLCTDGFWHGVSEEQMKKSLHMVNTPDEWLTLMNQILLKNGEQGHDKQDNYSAVAVWVGSPQDTTLLHTLSDAAQFFPLRD, from the coding sequence ATGAATATCAGCACGGCCTCACTCTCCAGACAGGGCGAGCGCGCCAGCAACCAGGATCAGACCGGAGAGACCATCGGCGAACGCTCCGCCTGCTTCGTGGTGTGCGACGGGATCGCCGGCCTGCCGGGTGGCGACGTCGCCGCGGCGCTCGCGCGCAATGCCATTCTTTCGCGCTTTGACGGGGAAAAGCATCTCAACGCGCAATACATCCGCGAGTATGTGAATCAGGCGAACCACGCTATCCGCGCCGAGCAAAAGGCGGTGCAGGATTATCACCGCATGGGCACGACGCTGGTGAGCCTGTTTATCGACCGCGATTATCACCTGGCGTACTGGGCGCACGCGGGCGACAGCCGCCTGTATCTCTTTCGCCGCGGCTGGCTCTATCACGTGACGACCGATCACAGCCTGGTGCAGCAGATGAAAGACGCCGGGCATCAGACCGACGGCGTGAACAGCAACCTGCTCTATTTCGCGCTCGGCATGGGCGATGAAGGCCGCGAGGCGAGCTACAGTGATGTCGTACCGATTGAAGACGGCGACGCGTTTTTGCTCTGCACCGACGGCTTCTGGCACGGCGTAAGCGAAGAGCAGATGAAAAAATCCCTTCATATGGTGAATACCCCAGATGAATGGCTCACTTTGATGAATCAAATACTGTTGAAAAATGGTGAGCAGGGGCATGATAAGCAGGATAACTACAGCGCCGTAGCGGTCTGGGTGGGATCGCCCCAGGATACGACGCTGCTGCATACGCTCTCTGACGCGGCGCAGTTTTTCCCCCTTCGAGATTAA
- a CDS encoding type VI secretion system accessory protein TagJ, producing MNTLYQQLAGASVSDALSRLEADIKAQPGNADRRAAFVQFLCLNANWTRALTQLKSWAALAPQAQPTVTLLQQAIEGEQQRAEVLAGRARPRMPGEQWPWLDLLLKALAETDPARASELRSEALEQAEANPGELTLAVGDAPGEPVRFDWLMDGDARLGPVCELIVNGNYFWVPFSAIASIRFQAPASVTDLVWRHAMVQLVDGTEQVCQIPARYPLETGAEDRFLLARTTEWQPLDAEGIHYLGAGQKVWLSGEQEFALLTLDMLAFGLPDDASHE from the coding sequence ATGAACACGCTGTATCAACAACTGGCTGGCGCGAGCGTCAGCGACGCGCTGAGCCGTCTTGAGGCCGATATCAAAGCCCAGCCGGGCAACGCCGATCGCCGCGCTGCGTTTGTGCAGTTTCTCTGCCTGAACGCCAACTGGACCCGTGCGCTCACCCAGCTGAAAAGCTGGGCCGCGCTGGCACCGCAGGCGCAGCCGACCGTGACGCTGCTGCAACAGGCCATCGAAGGCGAGCAGCAGCGCGCTGAAGTGCTGGCAGGCCGCGCGCGTCCGCGGATGCCGGGCGAACAGTGGCCGTGGCTGGATCTGCTGCTGAAAGCGCTGGCGGAAACCGACCCGGCGCGCGCCAGCGAGCTTCGCAGCGAGGCGCTGGAGCAGGCCGAGGCCAATCCGGGCGAACTGACGCTGGCGGTGGGCGACGCGCCCGGCGAGCCGGTGCGTTTTGACTGGCTGATGGATGGCGACGCGCGTCTGGGGCCAGTGTGCGAGCTTATCGTTAACGGCAACTACTTCTGGGTGCCGTTCAGCGCTATCGCGTCGATTCGTTTCCAGGCTCCGGCGAGCGTTACCGATCTGGTGTGGCGTCACGCGATGGTGCAGCTGGTGGACGGCACCGAACAGGTTTGCCAGATCCCGGCGCGTTACCCGCTGGAAACCGGCGCGGAAGACCGCTTCCTGCTGGCGCGCACCACCGAGTGGCAGCCGCTGGACGCGGAAGGCATTCACTATCTAGGCGCGGGTCAGAAAGTCTGGCTGAGCGGCGAACAGGAGTTCGCGCTGCTGACGCTGGATATGCTCGCTTTCGGGCTGCCGGACGACGCATCGCATGAATAA
- the tssE gene encoding type VI secretion system baseplate subunit TssE, with amino-acid sequence MNKPYQDDDSGDLLRHGYRSRRNATTVSARDKMQPSLLDRLTDNAPDKRQEPANSNLVSHSALRRQVLRDLQWLFNTINNEAQQDLSRVDHVRRSVFNFGVAPLAGKRMSEIEWGDIQQRLTEAILHFEPRILPQGLQVRCVCDTKSLDLHNVLSIEIKGRLWCVPWPLEFLFRTDVDLENGHFELKDAG; translated from the coding sequence ATGAATAAACCGTATCAGGATGACGACAGCGGAGATCTGCTGCGCCATGGCTATCGTTCGCGCCGCAACGCCACGACGGTCAGCGCGCGCGACAAAATGCAGCCGTCGCTGCTGGACCGTCTGACCGATAACGCGCCGGACAAACGTCAGGAGCCGGCGAACAGCAATCTCGTCTCGCACAGCGCGCTGCGTCGCCAGGTGCTGCGCGATTTGCAGTGGCTGTTCAACACCATTAACAACGAAGCGCAGCAGGATCTGAGCCGGGTGGACCACGTGCGCCGCTCGGTCTTTAACTTCGGCGTGGCACCGCTCGCGGGCAAGCGGATGTCGGAAATTGAGTGGGGCGATATCCAGCAGCGGCTCACCGAGGCGATTTTGCACTTCGAGCCGCGCATTCTGCCGCAGGGGTTGCAGGTGCGCTGCGTCTGCGACACCAAATCGCTCGACCTGCACAACGTATTATCGATTGAGATTAAAGGCCGCCTGTGGTGTGTGCCCTGGCCGCTTGAGTTCCTGTTCCGCACCGATGTGGATCTGGAAAACGGCCATTTTGAGCTTAAAGATGCGGGGTAA
- the tssF gene encoding type VI secretion system baseplate subunit TssF has protein sequence MDSKLLEYYNRELAYLREMGAEFAERYPKVAGRLGMRGIEVADPYIERLMEGFAFLTSRVQLKMDAEFPRFSQRLLEMLAPNYLAPTPSMAIAELHPDSAKGDLSNGFVVPRGTMMDSQLLKKNGVTCSYATAHDVRLLPLHISQVELGGVPADAPLSQLGLSQRGAVSALRVRIACDGPVLLNHLDFDRLDFFLSGPDIQALQLLELLMEHRVGIFCQTVGPKPSRVVLADDALRQEGFEADQALLPDDLRNFDGYRLLQEYFAFPARFQFLSLRGIGKLLAQSGQANAFDIIILLDKTDTPLERVVDKSHLAMHCTPVINLFPKIAERQKLTEGLSEYHLVVDNIRPLDYEIFSVSKIYASEDGQRDDQIFRPFWSTWSRDGGNYGAYFSMRREQRALSEHALRYGTRTGYVGSEAFVSLVDASHAPWRDELRYITAEVMCTSRDLPLMLAQDMGQFVLPDSMPVRALTMRKGPTPPRPALAEGFSTWRLISQLQMNYLSLMDAEDGEGAAALRQLLGLYARLAEAPVARQIDGIRHCVLEPVHRRVPEPGPIVFARGVGISMTVDEQAFSGSSPWLLGSVLERVFARLVSMNSFTEFTLKSQQRGEVGYWGPRMGKRALI, from the coding sequence ATGGACAGTAAACTGCTCGAATACTATAACCGAGAGCTGGCGTATCTGCGCGAAATGGGCGCGGAGTTCGCCGAACGCTACCCGAAAGTGGCGGGCAGGCTCGGTATGCGCGGGATTGAAGTCGCCGACCCGTACATCGAGCGCCTGATGGAAGGCTTCGCCTTTCTCACCTCCCGCGTACAGCTCAAAATGGACGCCGAGTTTCCGCGCTTCTCACAGCGCCTGCTGGAGATGCTCGCGCCGAATTATCTGGCCCCCACGCCGTCAATGGCGATAGCCGAACTGCACCCGGACAGCGCCAAAGGGGATCTGAGCAACGGGTTTGTGGTGCCGCGCGGCACCATGATGGACAGCCAGCTTCTGAAAAAGAACGGCGTCACCTGTAGCTACGCCACCGCCCATGACGTGCGCCTGCTGCCGCTGCATATCAGCCAGGTGGAGTTAGGCGGCGTGCCGGCCGATGCGCCGTTAAGCCAGCTCGGTTTAAGCCAGCGCGGCGCGGTCAGCGCCCTGCGCGTGCGCATCGCGTGCGACGGCCCGGTGCTGCTCAACCATCTCGATTTCGATCGCCTCGATTTCTTCCTGAGCGGGCCGGATATCCAGGCGCTGCAACTGCTGGAGCTGCTGATGGAGCACCGCGTCGGCATCTTCTGTCAGACCGTCGGCCCGAAACCGTCACGCGTGGTGCTCGCCGACGACGCGCTGCGTCAGGAAGGCTTTGAGGCTGACCAGGCATTGTTGCCGGACGATCTGCGCAATTTCGACGGCTACCGCCTGTTGCAGGAATATTTCGCGTTCCCGGCGCGCTTCCAGTTTTTAAGCCTGCGCGGCATCGGCAAGCTGCTGGCGCAGAGCGGGCAGGCGAACGCGTTCGATATCATCATCCTGCTCGATAAAACCGACACGCCGCTGGAGCGCGTGGTGGATAAGAGCCATCTCGCGATGCACTGCACGCCGGTCATCAATTTGTTCCCGAAAATCGCCGAGCGCCAGAAGCTTACCGAAGGCTTAAGCGAATACCACCTGGTGGTGGATAACATTCGCCCGCTGGATTACGAGATTTTCTCGGTCAGTAAAATTTACGCCAGCGAAGACGGCCAGCGCGACGACCAGATCTTCCGCCCGTTCTGGAGCACCTGGAGCCGCGACGGCGGCAACTACGGCGCGTATTTCTCAATGCGCCGCGAACAGCGCGCGCTCTCGGAACACGCGCTGCGCTACGGCACGCGTACCGGCTATGTCGGCTCCGAGGCGTTTGTATCGCTGGTGGACGCAAGCCACGCGCCGTGGCGCGACGAACTGCGCTATATCACCGCCGAAGTGATGTGCACCAGCCGGGATCTGCCGCTGATGCTGGCGCAGGATATGGGCCAGTTCGTGCTGCCGGATTCCATGCCGGTGCGCGCGCTCACCATGCGCAAAGGGCCGACGCCGCCGCGCCCGGCGCTGGCCGAAGGCTTCAGCACCTGGCGGCTTATCAGCCAGCTGCAAATGAACTACTTAAGCCTGATGGACGCTGAAGATGGCGAGGGCGCCGCCGCGCTGCGCCAGCTGCTCGGCCTCTACGCGCGCCTGGCGGAAGCGCCGGTGGCGCGCCAGATTGACGGCATTCGCCACTGCGTGCTGGAGCCGGTGCATCGCCGCGTGCCGGAGCCGGGCCCGATTGTCTTCGCCCGCGGCGTCGGGATTTCGATGACCGTCGACGAACAGGCGTTTTCCGGCTCCAGCCCGTGGCTGCTCGGCAGCGTGCTGGAGCGCGTCTTCGCACGCCTGGTCTCCATGAACAGCTTCACCGAGTTCACGCTCAAGAGCCAGCAGCGCGGCGAAGTGGGCTACTGGGGGCCGCGAATGGGTAAAAGGGCGCTGATATGA